The DNA region CGGCAGAAACTTTGTATTGCTTTCCACCATCCTCAATAATTGCATATGATGCCATGAGTCTGTAGACCTCCTATAAAAATATTATTAAACAACTTAGACTCACCTTGTCCGCAGAGCTAATCTTTAAAACGGATGTCGAGTGGTTGCAGTTTGTGAAATCCACAAACACAACAAAGTTATTTTACAGTATTTCAATAATAAATTCAAGCCCAACCTGCCAACCATTATCATATTATTGAATCATCTGATAAATTGTTTCAGCTGTTTTTTGATTAAGCCTTGGAATTGGCGCATTAGAGCTATCCGAATTATGATTACTCAATAGAATGACCATATTTTTCGCGTCATACGACGTATAAACAGTCGGTTCATACCCCATGATATTACCATGTAAGTAATAGCGATTGGCGAAACGCTGCCAATATAAGCCACCACTAAAGTCTGAACCCGCTGCTGGTTGTAACATTTGTTTAAATAAATCAGGTTGAATTAATTGTCCTGTCATTTCGTCAACCAGGTATCGATAAAATTGTGAATCGGTTAACGCGAGATTGCCAGTCCCGACTTCGCGCTCAAACATCAAGGCACTATCCGCATAAACATGATTGTCCTTGGCATCATAACCATGCGTTCGGGCATCAGATGCCAAAAAAGCCTGGTAATCTTTAAATTGATAATGATGTTTTTTGATGAAATAGTCATTAAATAACGTTTGATATGATTTACCTGACGTTTTTTGAATGATGCCGACTAAAATTGAATAATTAATGGCGCGATATTTCCAACTTGTGTAGCCATCATCAAGTACATGATTCACGTCATAATTGATATAATCATCAGCTGACATACTTGTCGTCGCGGAATTGGTTTGACGATAGCCCGTACTCATATTTAATAGCTGCAATACTGTTATTTGACTAGCACGTGGTAATTGCGGATAAAACACATCAATATGTTGGTTTAATGATAGCCGTCCTGCTCGAACCTCATTCATGACAAGAATTGCTGTCATATTCTTCATCACAGATGCAATTTGAAACAAACTATCCGTCGTGTTTAACTTTTTTTGATCTTGATCAGCATAGCCGTATGCTTGATGAAAGATTGGTCGACCATTTTTAACGATCAACGCTGTACCGGAATAATTAATACTTGTTAATGTCGTCTTAATTTTTTGACCTAGTGCATCGGTTGGCGGTATGCCTGGTACACTTTTAATGCTTTGATACTTAGAGCTAATCTGTTTGTGTGGTTGTTTAACATGTTGTGCCTTCTGATTCTGCACAACCTTTTTTGCCTGTTTTTGCCGTTGCAGTTGCCCAAGACCAAGTATCGACACAATTGCTACCATGATGACTCCAACTAAAATACAAAATCGTCGATAACGTCTAGCCTTTTTCGAACTCATAATGCCTCCATGTAATACACAATATATTATTATATGTAATTCATTACACTTAGAATACACTATCCGTCATACTTTGAACAGTAATAATGCCCAAAGAAAAAACCACGTGTCTTCGCACGTGATTTTTTATGCAAAAGGATTATCGTCTTCAGAATGAACATAATCATAATTTGAAAATTTACTGTACGCTTTTTGAAACAGCATTTTGGCCGTTCCACGAGCACCCGAACGATTCTTCTCAAGGATAATCTCAATTGGCCCGTCCTCATCTTGCTGACCGGCGCCGCTACCTTCACCATCATCCTCTTGACGATAATAATCTTCACGGTATAAGAAGCCAACGATATCCGCATCTTGTTCGATTGAACCAGAATCACGAATATCAGACAGCACTGGTCGTTTGTCTTGCCGTTGTTCTACGCCACGTGATAACTGAGCCAAAGCAATAATTGGCACTTGCAACTCCATTGCCATCTTCTTGATGTTTCGTGAAACCGACGAGACAGCCTGTTGCTGTGATTCATTCGTGGTTCCTTCAACCAATTGTAAGTAATCAATAATTACCAGTCCCAATTCACCTTCTTGCTTCTTTAAACGCCGCAATTTTGATCGAATTTCAGTTATTTTAATACCTGCCGTGTCATCAATATAGATTTTTGTCCCACTTAACGACGCCATCGCTACCGTCAACTTGCGCCACTCTTCATCTGTTAATGAACCAGTTCGCATATTTTGTGAATTAATATTCCCTTCAGATGCTAACATTCGATTCACTAACGATACAGCCGGCATTTCCAATGAAAAAATCACAACTGGTAATTTTTTATTTGCAACCGCAACCTTTTGGGCAACATTCAAAACAAAAGCAGTTTTTCCCACTGCTGGTCGTGCCGCAACAATAATCATTTCACCTGCGTGAAAGCCAGTGGTTAATTCATCCAATTCTCGAAAACCAGACGCAACACCCGTAACTTTTTCACTGGTACGAGAATTTCGTTCAATCTGCTCAAATGATTCATTCACAACCTGTGCAATTTCTTGAAAGTCCGCATCTCCAGTTTCAGTATCAATACTGTCTAACTCACCTGACATGCGCGCGATCAGGTCGCCCACCGGTTCCATATCAGTATAACCAGCTTCAGTTCCACCAGCTAACACATCTAACAATGCACGCCGTTGCGCCTTTTCTTTCACAATCGCTGCATATGTCGCTGCATTACTGGCAATTGGAACAACTAATCCTAATTCAGCCAGATAGCTTGCACCACCAGAATTTTCTAGCTGATTCATGCTATTCAGTTGATCTTGCAATACCAATGGATCAATTGGTCGGCCAGCATCATCGAGCGCCAGCATTGCTTGGTAAACTAATCGATTCCGTGTTTGAAAGAAATCATTGGGAGCGATAATGCTACTAACTGTCGACAAGGTATCAATTGGATCTGTACTAATTAAAATAGACCCTAAAACTGCTTGTTCAGCAAAACCATCTTGAGGGGCACTTTTAAAATCTACAAGTTCATCTGCCATATACTAACTTCCTATTGTTCTACCGTATGAATTCGAATGTTTGCTTCAACACCTTTATGAAGTTTAATCGTGATATTACGGTAACCTAATGCCCGAATCGGCTCTTTCATATCCATCTTGCGCTTATCGATTTTCAATCCCAATTGCTTTTCAGCAGCCTCAACGACTTGCTTTGATGAAATGGCACCAAACAACCGCCCATCGGAACCGGCCTTAGCTTTCAACTCAAGAACTGATTCTTCGGATTCTAATTGAGCCTTCAAGGCTTCTGCAGCAGCTAATTCAGCTGCTGCTTCACGGTCGGCTGCCTTTTTTTGGCCTTTCAATGCAGACACATTCGCATTCGTTGCTGGTTCAGCTTTTTTATTTTTAATTAAAAAATTATTGGCATACCCATCAGGTACATCTTTCACTTCGCCTTTTTTACCACGGCCTTTAACGTCTTCTAAAAAAATAACTTTCATTTTAATTCTCCCATTCAACTACATCTCTTCATCTGATTGCAACAATGTCTGCAATTTAGCCCCAGCTTCTTGTGTTGTCACATCCGTAATTTGGGTCGCTGCATTGCTTAAATGACCGCCACCACCTAATTGTTCCATCAGCGTTTGGACGTTTTTTGTACCATTCGAACGTGCTGAAATTCCAATTGTCTTGTCGTCACGGCGCGCAATCACAAACGACCGTTCGATACCAACGATTTGTAATAATGAATCAGCGGCCTGTGCTACAGAGACCGAATCGTAGAGACGGTCATCTTCAGCAACAACCAAGGCATAATCATCAATAATCGTTGCTTGATCAATCAAATGTGCGCGTTGACGATAATCTTCGACTGAATCTTTCATCAAATTTTGAATTAACTTACCATCAGCACCAATAGAACGCAAATAACTTGCTGCATCAAAAGTGCGTGTGCCAGCGCGCAAAGTAAATGATTTAGTATCTAATTGAATGCCAGCAAGCAACGCGGTGGCTTCAATCCGTGCCAATCCTTTAATCGCCCGTGGTTGATATTCAAATAACTCAGTTACCAATTCTGCCGTTGATGACGCATAAGATTCAATATAAACCAAAACTGCCTTATCCGGGAACTCTTCTCCCCGTCGATGATGATCAATAATCACTAGACGATCTTGAAGGCGGTCATAAACGCTATGGCTTTCAGTAATTGAGCGTTTTGAATGATCAACCATGATTAATAAGGAATTCTCGGTAGCTTTACTTAGCACCTCGGCGGGACTGATAATCGCATCAGATGTTTGTGCATCAGCGGCCAATTCAGAATACAGCAGTTGCATATCTGTATGTGCATTTTCTTTTGGTTCAACCACAACCCAAGCTGGTTTATTTGCCATTTTGGCTAATCGACGGACACCCAAAGCAGCACCCATTGAATCCATGTCGGCATGGTTATGACCCATAACAAAGATTTGATCTGCAGACGCCATCAATTCCATCAACGCCTGTGAAATAACTCGGGCCCGCACACGCGTCCGCTTAGCCATCGGATTGGTTGTCCCACCATAGAATCTTGCATCCTTATTTGGTGATTTCACGACGACCTGATCCCCACCTCGGCCAAGGGCCAAGTCAAGTTGTGTCTGCGCTGAAGCAGCCATGACATTGACATCTTTTTCGTGATAGGCAATCCCTATACTCAACGTAATAGGCGTATTTTGATTAGAAGTTGTCTCCCGAATCGTATTCAAGATACTAAATTTATCTTGCTCCGCTTTTCTTAAAGCCTCACGATAACCGATAATCATATACTTATCAACGGCCAAACGCCGCAAATAAATATCGTAACGGCCCATCCAATCTGTCAACGCGGTCGTTACAAATGATCGCAATGCTGAAGAATCCGAATCATTTAATCGTTCTGATATTTCGTCATAATTATCCAATGACACCATACCAATAAATAATCGTTCATTTTCATAACGCGTTTCAATCTCTGTCGACTTTGTGGCATCCAATAGATAAACGGCACGTAATTCAGGTTGTACTTTCACATCAAAAATACGTCCTAACCATTCTAAACGCGAACTTTGTTTTTTCTCAGGATCCCAATGACGAACAATATTAGCTAACACTTCGTCAGCTGCGCTTAATTGGCTTTCAACCAATGACTCAGTACCAATAAAATGCTGCAAGTATGGATTAATCCAGTCAATTTCAAAATTCTCATTGAACAAGATGACCCCTAAAGGCATCTGAACAATCGCCTCTTGTTCACCTCGATTCACCCGATATGACAAGCTTGCGATGTATTTTTGAGTATCTTTACCAATTTTTTGTAGCGTATTAAACACAAAAAAGAGCGCACAAAGAATAATAATCACCCAAAGTACACCAATTACCCAGCTTGACATAAAGGCTAAAACAGTTCCTATGACAGCCATTATCGTCACCCAAGCTGCCAATAGAAGTAATCGCTTGTTCTGAAAAAAATCTGGAAGTGATCGAAATACACTCATGTGTTTCATCATCAGTTTCCCTTTCATTTTTAGTGTCCTTGTTATTATACCACGCTTAGCATTGGGACACAGCCGACGTAAAAAGATTCACGTCTACTGACACATATTTAAGAAAAAGCCATTCATTTGAACGTATCAAACGAATGGCCTTTTTTGACAATATTTCTTCCCCGTAATGATTTTTAAAGTGCAAATCTCAATCTACAAGTAAACCAATCTCACGTGCACGTTCTTGGTACATTGGCACTTCATCGACTGAAGCCCAGACAAAATGACCCGGAACAATTTCAACCATTGATCGTTCACTCCCGTTGATTTCCATCTCAGGATCATATTCAATCGGTTGACGTGCTAACTCAACATCGGGATCAGGAACCGGAATAGCACTCAATAATGACCGCGTATAATCATGCAGCGGTTGGTTGTAAACCTGTTCAGCAGGCCCAATTTCCAACATTTTCCCCCAATGCATGACCCCAATTCGATCGGAGATGTACTTAACCATTGACAAATCATGCGCAATGAATAAATACGTCAATCCACGCTCTTTTTGTAGTTTCTTCAATAGGTTCACAACTTGCGCTTGAATTGATACGTCTAATGCTGAAATGGGTTCATCGGCAATAATAAACTTTGGATTCACAGCTAAGGCCCGTGCAATCCCAATTCGTTGGCGTTGACCACCAGAGAACTCATGCGGATAACGCGAACTATGATCTTTATTTAGCCCAACAACTTCTAATAGTTGTTCAACTTTTTCAACCCTGTCAGCTTCATTTTCAGCTAAGCCGTTCACATCAATGCCTTCGGCAATGATATCTTTAACTTTCATCCGCATATTCAGTGATGCTTGAGGATCTTGAAAAATCATTTGAACGGCTTGCCTAAATCGTTTTAAATCTGATTTCTTTTTAATGTCTTGCAATCTTTGACCAGCAAAATCAATTTCACCACCGGCTGGTTCATACAATTTCATAATTGTCCGACCAATCGTCGTCTTACCAGATCCTGATTCACCAACCAATCCAAACGTTTCACCCTCATAGATATCAAAGCTCGCATCTAAAACTGCCTGTGTTTCATTACGCTTGCCACGATTAAAAATGATATCCAGATTTTTTATTTCAACTAATTTTTTCTTTTCATCCGTCATCATTAATTATCCTCCGTTGCAAGAATAGCAGACACGTCAACGGCCACCGCCTTATTTCGATCTGCTTCTGGATGTTTTTCTTGATAACGTGCCCACCGGTTAACAATTTCAACTGGTGGTTGGACTTCTGGTGCACGTTCATCTAGTAACCAAGTCGCTGCAAAATGTGTTGGCGATAATTTGAAATATGGTGGGCGTTCTTTCGTATCGGCCGCAAGCGCATAACGATTACGAGCCGCAAATGCATCACCCTGCGGTGGATCCAGTAAATCAGGTGGTGTGCCTGGAATCGCTTCTAGCTCACCTTTTTCGGTTTCCACAGTCGGCATAGAATTTAATAATCCCCATGTATATGGATGTTGGGGGAAATTAAATACTTCATCTGTGGTTCCAATTTCCACAATTTGGCCAGCGTACATCACAGCCACCCGATCAGCCATCCCAGCCACAACCCCAAGTCATGCGTAATAAATATAATTGACGATTGAATTTCTGCCTGCAACTTCTTCATGAGCTGTAAAATTTGAGCTTGAATTGTCACATCAAGTGCGGTTGTTGGTTCATCAGCAATCAACACCTCAGGATTGTTAATCAATGCAATCGCAATAACAATTCGTTGGCGCATCCCGCCTGAAAATTGATGTGGGTAGTCATTAATATGTGCCTCAGCATTCGGAATGCCCACTAATTTCATCATGTCGAGCGCTTTTTGCCAAGCCGATTTTTTCGATAGTTTTTGATGTTTAATCAATGGCTCAGCAATTTGTTGTCCAATTTTCATCGTTGGATCTAATGACGTCATCGGATCTTGAAAAATCATTGCAATTTCATGGCCACGCAATTGAGTCATATCATCTTCTGACTTGCCAATGATTTCTTCACCCTTAAACTTGATTGAGCCCGATACAATTTCTGCATTGTTGGCTAACAATCCCATCAAAGACCGCGTTGTTACCGATTTTCCTGAACCAGACTCACCGACAATCGCCAACGTTTCACCTTTATACAAATCAAATGAAATGTTACGAATAGCCTGAACTGATCCAGCGTAAGTTTTAAAATTAATTTTAAGGTCTGCAACCTCAAGTATTTTATCTGCCATTTATTCAATCCCCGCGTTTAATCTTTTGTCCGAGGATCGAATGCGTCACGCAAGCCATCCCCTAATAAATTGAAGGCAATCATAATGACCGACAAAATAATTGCCGGAATAATCAATTGATAAGGATAGAATTGAAATGCTTTTTGTCCATCATTCATCAATGTTCCAAGTGATGCCATTGGGACTGGAATTCCCAGTCCAATAAATGAAAGCAGGGCTTCAAAGAATATTGCTGATGGAATCGTAAACATAAGGTTAACAATAATCGTCGAACTTAGGTTAGGCACTAAATGTTTAGTGCCAATCTTAAATGCAGATTCGCCTAATGTTCGTGCAGCTAATATATAGTCCTGTTCTTTAATGGTTAGGACTTGTGCTCGAATCAATCTCGCCATAGTTACCCATGAAGTCAATGCAATCCCCAAAGCAATCGAAAACATACCTGGTTTCATAATTAAGATCAATAAGACAAAGACCACCAAATTCGGGATTGATGAAATCACTTCAACAATCCGTTGCATAATTGTATCCGTGCGACCACCACGCCAGCCAGAGACAATCCCATAGGTCACACCAAAGAAAATATCCATCATTGCCGCAAAAAGTGCGACTTCAAGGGAAATGCGCGTACCATACAAGACTCGCTTAAAGATGTCTCGACCAAATTGATCAGTACCAAAGAAATAACTTTTTTTAACCCCAGCTGTTTTATAAAGGTCTTCACCGTCTTTTTTGCCATCTAGGCCAGGAATTGGCAAAGCACCTAATTTAGGTGGCAAATTTTGCAAAGCCACATCTTGTCTTGCAACATCTTTTTGGGTGGCAAAAGGCATTGATCCAAAGGCAACAACGAAGATCGCTAAAATAATCCAAAATGATACAAAAGCACCTTTATTTTTTTTCAAACGGCGCCAAGCATCTTGTGCAAAAGTTAAAGATGGTTTTGAAATGTATTCAGCATCAGCATGTTGGTCAGCAGGCGTAAACTCAAAGTCAGCCACTGTTAGTTGTATTTTATTATCCATTTGACAGGGCTCCTTTCTATGACAAGCGGATGCGTGGATCAATCAATCCATACAAAATATCAGTGATTAGCAAAACTACCATCAACATCATGGCATACACAATCGTGGTTCCCATAATAATCTGATAATCATTCGTTAAAATTGATGAAACGAACTGTTGACCAATACCAGGAATTGAAAAAATTTGCTCAATCACGATTGAACCAGTCATCAAGTTAACTGCCATTGGTCCAATCAAGGTCACTAGTGGAATCAGTGAATTTCGCATGGCATGTTTCCAAACCACCTCGCGCTTTGACAGCCCTTTCGCACGGGCTAATTCAATATAATCTGACCCCATAACGTCAACCATTTCAGTTCGAATGAAGCGTGCTGAGATGGCTAAAGGCGACATTCCTAAGGCGATGGTTGGTAGAATTGTCGCTGTAAAACCTTGCCAACCAGCAATTGGCAACCATTTTAACTGTAGACCAACGTAATATTGTAAGAGTGCAGCAAAGACGAAAGATGGTACCGAAATACCTAGCACGGCTAATACTGATAACGCCGTATCTGTTTTTGTATTTCGACGAACCGCAGCTGCTGAGCCCAATCCGACTCCGGCGACTACCCCAAATATAAGTGCTTGAATCCCAAGTTGAGCCGATGGGCCAAGACGTTGCGCGATTAAGGTTGCCACCTGTTGATTAGCGTATTGAAATGAAACGCCAAAATTAAAATGAAGCGCATTCCAAAGATAATTGACATATTGCACCATCAGCGGCTGATTAAGCCCATATTGGCCTTCAATCATCTTTCGTTGAGAAGCTGATAGACGTTCAGCATTAGCAAGCGGTGAACCTGGCATCAACTTCATCAAAAAGAACGTTGCAGTAATGATTATGACTAACGTTACAGCAATAATCGCTATTCGTTTTAAAATATATTTGATCATGTGTCATGATCCTTTCTAATTTTTATCCCCAGTGTTTAACATGAGCTATCACTGAATATGAGACAAACCAGATCAAATCACATTGCATTTATGAGGTTTGTCTAATATTCATTAGAATGTTATTAATTTTAACATAGTTTTATATCTGTTTCTACATAATTTTAGATTCAAAGACACGACCTACTTTTATTATTTTTTATCATTATATTCTTCAAAGTTTCATCAGATGTACTAGTATTTTACCCCTGATTCATTGACCAATAAAAAAAGTGACAAAATGTCACCTTAATTACTAGCCGTTAAATTACACTATTTTTTGTACGCATATTTGAATTCAACTGGGTTTCCAGCGGCATTCAATACAAGTTTCTTAATTTTTTGATTCTTCAAATATGGTGTTGCACGATAATAAAGTGGAATCGAACCAAGCTTTTGCTCAATGATCTTCTCAGCAACAGCATAGTCTTTCAAACGTGCTTTTGCATTAGCTGCATCTACAGTTTGTGCCTTTTTAACAGCTGTATCATAGGCACTGTTTGACCAACCACCATAGTTATAAGTTGCATTTGTTGTGTACAGGTCAAGGAATGATGATGGATCACTATAATCGGCCATCCAAGTAAAGACAACCACATCAAAGTTCTTAGCCGTCTGTAAAGCTAGACGTTGCTTTTTGGGTACCGTTTTAATTTCAACCTTCAACCCCTTGAGATGATCTTCTAATTCTGATTGAACAAATTGTACAGCTCGCTTTGATGCATCATCATCATCAGTCAAAATGGTAAATGACAAATTTTTCTTACCAACTTCCTTCAACCCTTGACTCCAAAGCTTAGCAGCTTTTTTTGCATCATAACTAATGGCTCCCTTGCTGACTGAATCCGTTGCAAAGTCTTTGCCATTAGCAGCCTTTGCAAAATGAGTCGGTGTGATGGTTGTTGCTGCCACTGCTGAACCATTCATAATCTTTTCGGCCAATGTTTTGCGATCAATGGCGCTTGAAATAGCCTGACGAAGCTTAATATTTTTAAACTCAGGCACCTTCACTTCATTAAGTGTCAAAGCATTTGAAGCACCTAATGAACTAACACCATATTCTTTTGACGACTTTGATGCTTTAACTTGATCCGGCGACAATCTTGTAAAATCAACTTTCCCACCCTTGAACAAATTATAACCAGTATTTTGGTCCTTAATGATTTGTGTTGTAATCTTAGGTGTTTTCACAGCTTTGGCATCCCAATAATCAGGATTTTTTACAAAACTATATTTTTGATTTGAACCATTCCAGTCTTTAACGATATAAGGACCAGATGACAAAAAGTCATTTGCAGTTGTACCATATTTAGAACCTACTTTTTCTTCAAATGCTTTTGATTGTGGGAAGAAAGCAGGCATTGTAAGCAAAGCCTCAAAGACAGCTAATGGTCGCTCTAACTCAATTTCAAGCGTTGTATCATTAACCGCCTTAATCCCTAATTCGTCCAAATTAGTCACTTCACCTTTTTGAATCGCGTCTGCATTCTTCACACCAGACATCAAATATGCATACTCAGAGGCTGTTTTAGGATCATTTGTTCGCTGCCAACCATAGACGAAGTCATTAGCTGTTAGCTTCGATCCATCAGACCATTTTAAATTTGGCCGGAGGGTCACGGTATATTTAAGCCCATCTGCAGATTTTTTAACGCTTTTCGCAGCATCCAAAACCGGCTGTCCATCTTTTGTTGCGTACAATCCCACCGTCGATGATGATAGCGCAGTAATCGATGTCGAGTCAGTTGCTAAAGATGGATCCAACGTTTGCAAATCCGATATTTCTGTCCAGTTAATGGTTTGATAGCTCGCTGCTGAAATCATACCGGTACCAGCACTCGCGAGAATCACCCCGCTTGAAATTAACGTCGTGAGCTTAATCCATTTATTCATACAATTACGCCTCCGTCAGCTTGCAATATTTAATAATTTCTACTCGATTACAATATCAAGCCACACGTTCGTTGTCAACATAATTCGTTCATTTTTCTTATTTTATTTTAATATAAGTATTTAAAATGCTTATTTTTGGTATATTCAACCAACAACTTAACACAAAAAAACCACAAAATTGTGGTTTTAAAAATACTGATGCGTATCTGACATTATTTTTTGTATGCATACTTCCAGTCATACGGTGAACCAATTGAACTGGTAATAACGCCCTTTACTGATGAACGGAACAATGTCGCATACGAACGGTAATAAAGCGGTGCAACCCCAGCTTCCTTTTCAATTACTTGCTCAGCCTCCTTCAAATCGGCATAGCGAGCAGAAGGATTCAAAATATCTGCGCCTTGTGCTTTAGCAACGGCAGTATCATAGGCATCATTCTTCCATGAACCATTATTAAATGATGTCCCCGCAGTATACAAGTCAAGGAATGAAATTGGGTCTGCATAATCGGCGCCCCATGCTGAAATCACAACGTCAAACTTCTTTGTTGATGACAAATTCAAACGTTGCTTGAATGGCACCGTTTTAACTGAGACTTTTGATCCCTTCAAGTTCTTTTCAACTTGTGATTGTAAGAACTGAGCTGTTTTCTTTGCCCCATCTGTATCATCAGTCAAAATTGAGAAATCAATCTTATCCTTCCCAATTTCTTTCAATCCCTCTTGATACAACTGACCTGCTTTCTTCGCATCATACGTGATAGCACCCTTTACTGACGCAGACTTGGCAAAGTCTTCACCGGTATTTGGATCCTTCGCCAAGTTAGCAGAAGTAAAGGACGTAGCTGGTGTAGCCGTCCCCGTCAAAATCTTCTTTGCCATTTGCTGGCGATCAATCGCATATGAAATTGCCTGACGAATCTTCACATTAGCAAATTCGACCTTTTGTTGGTTAAATTCAAGATAGAAGGTCGTCGCTTGTGGAATCACTCGATAGTCTTTCTTCTTTTTTGAGGCATTCACTTGATCAGCACTCAAATTTGTGAAGTCGATCTTACCTGACTTATATAAATTATAGCCAGTATTTTGATCTTTAATTGTTTGAACAACAATTTTAGGCGACTTAACTACCTTCGCATCATAGTATTTCGTATTTTTAACAAAACTGTATTTATTATTCGATCCAGTCCAGTCCTTTAAGATAAATGGTCCTGATGCCAAAGTATATTTAGCCGCAGTACCGTACTTCTTACCGGCCTTTTCAACAAACTTTTCATTTTGTGGATAGAATGGTGCCATTGTCAAAACGGCTGCCAATTGTGGCATCGGCTTATCCAATGTGACTTCCAGGGTGGTATCGTCAATCGCTTTTACCCCTAATGAATTCAAATCTGTATTCTTACCATTTTGAATGTCATCAGCATTCTTAATCCCTGAGAACAGGTAAGCGTATTGTGAAGCAGTTTTGGGGTTATTCGTACGTTGCCAACCATAAACAAAATCTTGCGCAGTCAAAGCGTCCCCATTAGACCACTTTAACCCGCTTCGCAAATGAAATGTGTACTTCAATCCATCGTCTGATTTATCGACAGACTTCGCCAATGCTAGCGCAGGCTTTTGTTGCTTATCATTTCGATAGAGTCCTTCGCCAGTTGCCTGTAACGCATCAAACGATACCACATCTGTTACCGCTGATGAATCCATCGTCCCTAGGTCAGCGGATTCTGTCCAGTTGATTGTTTGA from Weissella diestrammenae includes:
- a CDS encoding ABC transporter permease, producing MIKYILKRIAIIAVTLVIIITATFFLMKLMPGSPLANAERLSASQRKMIEGQYGLNQPLMVQYVNYLWNALHFNFGVSFQYANQQVATLIAQRLGPSAQLGIQALIFGVVAGVGLGSAAAVRRNTKTDTALSVLAVLGISVPSFVFAALLQYYVGLQLKWLPIAGWQGFTATILPTIALGMSPLAISARFIRTEMVDVMGSDYIELARAKGLSKREVVWKHAMRNSLIPLVTLIGPMAVNLMTGSIVIEQIFSIPGIGQQFVSSILTNDYQIIMGTTIVYAMMLMVVLLITDILYGLIDPRIRLS
- a CDS encoding peptide ABC transporter substrate-binding protein, translated to MNKWIKLTTLISSGVILASAGTGMISAASYQTINWTEISDLQTLDPSLATDSTSITALSSSTVGLYATKDGQPVLDAAKSVKKSADGLKYTVTLRPNLKWSDGSKLTANDFVYGWQRTNDPKTASEYAYLMSGVKNADAIQKGEVTNLDELGIKAVNDTTLEIELERPLAVFEALLTMPAFFPQSKAFEEKVGSKYGTTANDFLSSGPYIVKDWNGSNQKYSFVKNPDYWDAKAVKTPKITTQIIKDQNTGYNLFKGGKVDFTRLSPDQVKASKSSKEYGVSSLGASNALTLNEVKVPEFKNIKLRQAISSAIDRKTLAEKIMNGSAVAATTITPTHFAKAANGKDFATDSVSKGAISYDAKKAAKLWSQGLKEVGKKNLSFTILTDDDDASKRAVQFVQSELEDHLKGLKVEIKTVPKKQRLALQTAKNFDVVVFTWMADYSDPSSFLDLYTTNATYNYGGWSNSAYDTAVKKAQTVDAANAKARLKDYAVAEKIIEQKLGSIPLYYRATPYLKNQKIKKLVLNAAGNPVEFKYAYKK
- a CDS encoding peptide ABC transporter substrate-binding protein, coding for MNKVLKTSALLSATLIIGSSVSTLATVSAASYQTINWTESADLGTMDSSAVTDVVSFDALQATGEGLYRNDKQQKPALALAKSVDKSDDGLKYTFHLRSGLKWSNGDALTAQDFVYGWQRTNNPKTASQYAYLFSGIKNADDIQNGKNTDLNSLGVKAIDDTTLEVTLDKPMPQLAAVLTMAPFYPQNEKFVEKAGKKYGTAAKYTLASGPFILKDWTGSNNKYSFVKNTKYYDAKVVKSPKIVVQTIKDQNTGYNLYKSGKIDFTNLSADQVNASKKKKDYRVIPQATTFYLEFNQQKVEFANVKIRQAISYAIDRQQMAKKILTGTATPATSFTSANLAKDPNTGEDFAKSASVKGAITYDAKKAGQLYQEGLKEIGKDKIDFSILTDDTDGAKKTAQFLQSQVEKNLKGSKVSVKTVPFKQRLNLSSTKKFDVVISAWGADYADPISFLDLYTAGTSFNNGSWKNDAYDTAVAKAQGADILNPSARYADLKEAEQVIEKEAGVAPLYYRSYATLFRSSVKGVITSSIGSPYDWKYAYKK